A section of the Paenibacillus yonginensis genome encodes:
- a CDS encoding LacI family DNA-binding transcriptional regulator — protein MAVTIKDVAKKAGVSPSTVSRVLSDHPRISTETARKVKAVMEELGYHPNIMAKSLVSRTTNSICVLLPKPAEELFSNLFFMELIRGIVAQANRAGYDVLLSSGGSEKEELAAVSRLLNGRRVDGAILLYSRKDDPVVDFLYQHGYPFTLIGRSEEHPDILTVDTDNVQAAYDATKHLITMGHERIGFVSGPPNLVVSQDRLLGYRRAMADSELEVRPEWIVEGEFLQESGYRAMSFIMNLPNRPTALVVVDDMVSFGVLRGLHELKFKVPEDLCIVSFNNIPLSELSTPPISSIDIGIYHLGYTASQILIQSIQNEGTGARFAPARNVIPHRLIVRESSAFAVPRK, from the coding sequence ATGGCTGTTACGATCAAGGATGTCGCCAAAAAGGCCGGAGTATCACCATCCACCGTGTCCCGGGTATTGTCCGATCATCCCAGAATCAGCACCGAAACCGCCAGAAAAGTCAAAGCGGTTATGGAGGAGCTCGGGTATCATCCCAACATCATGGCCAAAAGCCTGGTGTCCAGAACAACCAACAGCATTTGCGTGCTTCTGCCAAAACCGGCGGAGGAGCTGTTCTCGAATCTGTTCTTCATGGAGCTGATCCGGGGGATCGTCGCCCAGGCCAACCGTGCCGGCTACGATGTGCTGCTCAGCTCGGGCGGGAGCGAAAAAGAAGAACTGGCTGCCGTATCCCGGCTATTGAACGGGCGCCGGGTGGACGGCGCCATTCTGCTGTATTCCCGGAAAGACGATCCTGTCGTAGATTTCCTCTACCAGCACGGCTATCCGTTTACGCTGATCGGACGCAGCGAAGAGCATCCGGATATTCTGACGGTTGATACGGATAACGTTCAGGCCGCTTACGATGCCACGAAACACCTGATCACGATGGGGCATGAGCGGATTGGCTTTGTCAGCGGTCCCCCCAACCTGGTCGTATCGCAGGACCGGCTGCTCGGATACCGGCGGGCAATGGCCGATTCGGAGCTTGAAGTCCGGCCCGAGTGGATTGTCGAAGGCGAATTCCTGCAGGAAAGCGGCTACCGGGCCATGTCGTTCATCATGAATCTGCCGAACCGGCCGACCGCGCTTGTGGTCGTGGACGACATGGTTTCGTTCGGCGTCCTTAGAGGTCTTCATGAACTGAAATTCAAGGTTCCCGAAGACCTCTGCATCGTCAGCTTTAATAACATTCCGTTATCCGAGCTTTCGACGCCGCCGATCAGCAGCATCGACATCGGCATCTACCATTTGGGTTATACGGCTTCCCAGATTCTGATCCAGTCGATTCAAAACGAAGGAACGGGCGCTCGCTTCGCGCCGGCCAGGAACGTTATTCCGCACCGGCTGATCGTCCGTGAATCTTCGGCTTTTGCCGTTCCGCGGAAATAA